Proteins encoded together in one Mercenaria mercenaria strain notata chromosome 18, MADL_Memer_1, whole genome shotgun sequence window:
- the LOC128550497 gene encoding uncharacterized protein LOC128550497, giving the protein MATKLRYIQKGHKGAVTRLLSKFEAIQQEAVDYEDLQTIENALRQKQQTIIEIHEKILDSISEDDGEQIETEILEHEYIYTLQTKIQKISSFKKVTLSNLNVNSPTFHAPVSGESSQTNHVHELHENVSHTNPASTLSHSSIYHRLPKLDLPKFDGNILDWQSFWDSYESAIHTNPSLSGVQKFNYLKSSLRGEAVQIIAGFSLTNINYDKAVSLLHERYGQRDKIIQTYMKALLEVPAPVYTVTSLRKFYDTTETYIRGLDSLGQNESTYGSLLTPVILHKLSPEVRTNITRAHGTQSWCLNDLMRCILNEVNILDAGNALNTPQEVFATASFLTKSDIRRPEKKNKEKSSAKYTKVQTCVYCKGEHSSTDCLKVNDREHRLNIVKEKQLCFNCLGSHKVNVCKSKFKCKICSLRHHTSLCVGESTAKPTDKSTEAHNAEKTNTSVLHSAHTFSSGPVLSKTAVSIVTSSCSSTTANILFDEGSQSSFVTEALAQKIQLQPTGSETLCLSGFGDRERRMRHLNTATVYLQTPKHKIPIKVLIVPEISVPLKTYQKHVSDFTYLKGITLAHPISEDEDFEIEMLIGADHYWSVVQDKIIRGNGPTAIQSRIGYLLSGPLYTENHPSPLPVSMMNIMTLHVQEELNLEKFWEVESMGVEQKTKYQGCDEYTRQYQDTCITYDNGQYVARLPWKDDHPSLPSNELISRRRIVSVVNRLRKEPELLQKYSEIINEQEQRGFVEKIEDDPSRPSTTVHYIPHHPVKKESATTPIRIVYDCSCKSTQHFPSLNDCLMNTPPQLNDLTSILLRFRYHKFAVSTDIEKAFLNISLHPDDRDVTRFFWLSDPSNPDSPLQAYRFKSVLFGATCSPFILNATIMKHLELHQCDETERIKQGLYVDNIITSLPDDTTLSKFYTNSRRLFQQAAFNLRSWSTNNQVLRARIESDGVSDKDKFTKVLGMRWDSTTDEMLFPQRAKMPMNDCLLTKREILKESSSIYDPLGLLSPITVKGKILMQLLWKRKFEWDEVLPDDIIREWCKIRGDIAKATETKFCRRYFPNASPTDVALHVFSDASTKAYGACAYLVSGNQSTLIMAKNRVTPVKQLTIPKLELCAALIGSRLAQHITSTIDCTKVYLWSDSQIVLKWISSSKSQPVFISNRVREIRELTDGFQWQYCPTDSNPAGGLRGRVGDCKLIVYDSCENESESSNSETAVLTSTQSKLPNPSVLEIIDIQRFSSYRKLLRVTAYVIRFVNNCRNVKKSRGPLESHEINTAARQLIKHVQDIHFHDVKQYLSQKEKRCTTIPNLVRQLDLFLDEDNLIRCGGRISNAPLLDSTKFPYLLPSRNNFTDLIVMDAHITQLHSGTESTVTFIRQKFWIPSIRQHVRKIIRSCVTCRKVTSRPYRVPDPPPLPSDRVKHAPPFTVTGIDFTGALTVKASDGNLQKAYICLFTCANTRAIHLEIVPNMTVDSFILALRRFFSRRAIPKIIMSDNALTYISTAKLLKTEILGTYGITWKFIPQHAPWYGGWWERLIGVTKTSIKKVLGKSLVSLEVLQTIVTEVECIVNDRPLTHISTDPTDEEPLTPSHLLYGRRITSPVYPDDQEATADDISHNSADKLYRFKSATIEHFWSRWKHEYLTSLRQFHKMSGNHGDTVTVGDVVQIHDNNLPRNRWSLGVIEDVVTGRDGLIRAARIRSRRGVTMRPIAKLYPLELK; this is encoded by the exons ATGGCAACTAAACTACGATATATCCAGAAGGGTCATAAAGGCGCAGTTACACGACTTCTATCCAAATTCGAGGCAATTCAACAGGAAGCAGTCGATTACGAAGATCTACAGACGATCGAAAATGCATTGAGACAGAAACAGCAGACGATCATCGAGATCCATGAAAAAATCCTTGATTCAATCTCAGAAGATGACGGTGAACAGATCGAGACGGAAATTCTAGAGCATGAGTATATCTACACATTACAGACCAAGATACagaaaatatcaagttttaaaaagGTAACTTTGTCTAACTTAAATGTAAATTCCCCAACCTTTCATGCGCCCGTTTCCGGCGAATCGTCCCAGACGAACCATGTGCACGAACTTCACGAGAATGTGTCTCACACTAACCCTGCCTCTACCCTCTCACACAGTTCCATATACCACAGACTACCTAAGCTAGATTTGCCAAAATTCGACGGAAACATCCTTGACTGGCAGTCATTCTGGGATTCGTACGAGTCAGCTATTCACACGAACCCGTCACTGAGTGGTGTACAGAAATTCAACTATCTGAAGTCGTCATTGAGAGGAGAAGCTGTACAGATTATAGCGGGGTTTTCCTTAACTAATATTAACTATGACAAAGCAGTGTCTCTGTTACACGAAAGGTACGGACAGAGagataaaattatacaaacatataTGAAAGCATTGCTAGAAGTTCCAGCCCCTGTGTATACAGTAACCAGTCTGAGAAAGTTCTATGATACCACGGAGACTTATATCAGGGGACTTGATTCATTAGGCCAGAACGAGAGTACATACGGATCACTCCTCACTCCCGTCATCCTTCATAAGTTATCACCGGAAGTGAGAACGAACATTACACGTGCGCACGGAACACAGTCTTGGTGTTTAAATGACTTAATGCGGTGTATATTGAACGAAGTGAATATTCTAGACGCCGGAAATGCATTGAATACCCCGCAAGAAGTGTTTGCGACAGCATCCTTTCTGACCAAATCTGATATCCGCAGACCGGagaaaaagaataaagaaaaatcGAGTGCGAAATATACAAAAGTACAGACATGTGTGTATTGTAAGGGAGAACACTCTAGTACAGActgtttaaaagttaatgatcgcGAACATAGACTAAATATTGTAAAGGAAAAGCAGCTGTGTTTTAACTGCTTAGGAAGTCACAAAGTTAATGTGTGTAAATCCAAATTCAAATGCAAGATATGTTCACTTAGACATCATACAAGTTTGTGTGTAGGAGAATCAACGGCCAAACCAACAGATAAATCTACTGAAGCTCACAACGCGGAGAAAACCAACACATCAGTTCTCCATTCAGCGCACACATTTTCTTCTGGACCCGTTTTATCGAAGACAGCAGTTTCCATAGTAACTTCATCTTGTAGTTCCACCACCGCAAACATCCTGTTTGATGAAGGTTCCCAGAGTTCCTTTGTTACTGAAGCCCTAGCACAGAAAATTCAGCTGCAGCCAACCGGAAGTGAAACGTTATGTCTATCAGGGTTCGGAGACAGAGAAAGACGCATGCGACATCTAAATACAGCTACAGTCTATCTACAAACCCCAAAGCACAAAATTCCGATAAAAGTCCTTATAGTGCCTGAAATTTCCGTGCCTCTGAAAACTTATCAGAAACATGTTAGTGACTTTACATACCTGAAGGGGATCACACTTGCTCATCCTATATCAGAAGATGAAGATTTTGAGATCGAGATGCTAATTGGCGCTGATCATTACTGGTCCGTGGTACAAGATAAAATCATCAGAGGAAATGGACCCACAGCCATTCAGTCGAGAATAGGATATCTTCTGTCAGGACCGTTATATACAGAAAACCATCCCTCCCCACTTCCTGTGTCCATGATGAACATAATGACTTTGCACGTGCAGGAGGAATTGAATTTAGAGAAGTTTTGGGAAGTAGAATCTATGGGAGTGGAACAGAAGACTAAATACCAAGGATGCGACGAATATACCAGACAATACCAAGACACATGCATTACATACGATAACGGACAGTACGTCGCAAGATTACCCTGGAAAGATGATCATCCATCTCTACCCAGTAATGAACTGATAAGCCGGCGCAGAATAGTAAGTGTAGTCAACAGACTGAGAAAAGAACCGGAACTGCTGCAGAAGTATAGTGAGATTATTAATGAACAGGAGCAGAGAGGATTTGTAGAGAAGATAGAAGATGACCCATCTAGACCAAGTACGACAGTACATTACATTCCCCACCACCCTGTGAAAAAAGAGTCAGCAACCACACCCATACGGATTGTATACGACTGCAGTTGTAAGTCAACCCAACATTTCCCAAGTTTGAATGATTGCCTGATGAATACCCCACCACAGCTAAACGACTTGACGTCAATATTACTACGCTTCCGATACCATAAATTTGCAGTTTCCACCGATATTGAGAAGGCGTTTTTGAACATCAGTTTGCATCCAGACGATCGTgacgtcacaagatttttttgGCTATCAGATCCAAGCAATCCAGACAGTCCACTTCAGGCATATCGGTTCAAGTCGGTGCTATTTGGAGCAACATGCTCGCCATTCATATTAAACGCCACCATTATGAAGCACCTTGAATTACATCAATGTGACGAAACAGAACGTATCAAACAAGGGTTATACGTAGATAACATAATTACAAGCTTACCAGACGACACTACACTGTCAAAATTTTACACTAATAGCAGACGACTTTTTCAGCAAGCTGCCTTTAATTTGAGGTCTTGGAGTACAAATAACCAAGTGCTGCGTGCTAGAATCGAATCTGACGGAGTCAGTGACAAGGACAAATTCACAAAAGTGTTGGGCATGCGCTGGGATTCTACAACTGACGAAATGTTGTTTCCACAAAGAGCAAAAATGCCTATGAATGACTGCCTTCTGACAAAAcgggaaattttgaaagaatCGTCCTCTATATATGACCCGCTCGGATTACTAAGCCCAATTACCGTGAAAGGCAAGATACTTATGCAGTTGCTATGGAAACGAAAATTTGAGTGGGACGAAGTGCTGCCAGACGACATCATCAGAGAGTGGTGCAAGATAAGAGGGGACATAGCGAAAGCAACCGAAACGAAGTTTTGCAGACGATACTTTCCCAATGCCTCTCCCACAGATGTTGCACTTCATGTCTTTAGCGACGCAAGTACAAAAGCATACGGCGCATGTGCATATCTTGTTTCCGGTAACCAGAGCACACTCATTATGGCAAAGAATAGAGTAACCCCGGTAAAGCAGCTTACAATACCGAAACTTGAACTATGTGCAGCACTTATAGGATCTAGACTTGCTCAGCATATTACATCGACCATTGACTGTACAAAAGTATATCTATGGAGCGACAGCCAGATTGTGTTGAAATGGATATCTTCCTCAAAATCACAACCAGTGTTTATATCCAATCGTGTCAGAGAAATACGGGAGTTAACAGATGGTTTTCAGTGGCAGTATTGCCCAACAGATTCAAACCCtgcagggggcctccgtggccgagtg GGTGATTGCAAACTCATTGTATATGATAGTtgtgaaaatgaaagtgaaagcagTAACAGTGAAACAGCAGTACTAACATCCACACAGAGTAAACTACCCAATCCAAGTGTTCTAGAGATTATAGACATTCAGAGATTTAGCTCGTATCGGAAACTGTTACGTGTTACAGCATACGTTATCCGGTTTGTTAACAACTGCCGAAATGTGAAGAAGTCACGCGGACCTCTAGAATCGCACGAGATCAACACAGCAGCCAGACAGTTAATAAAGCACGTACAGGATATTCATTTCCACGATGTGAAACAGTACCTTTCCCAGAAAGAAAAACGGTGTACCACCATACCAAATCTAGTGAGACAGCTCGATCTATTTCTGGATGAAGACAATTTGATTCGTTGTGGCGGTAGAATTTCCAATGCTCCACTATTAGACAGCACGAAATTCCCGTACCTACTTCCATCAAGAAATAACTTTACTGATCTGATTGTAATGGACGCACACATTACACAGTTACATTCTGGCACAGAGAGCACGGTCACCTTCATTCGTCAAAAGTTTTGGATTCCAAGCATTCGTCAACATGTTCGGAAAATTATTCGCTCGTGTGTCACGTGCCGCAAGGTTACAAGTAGACCATACCGGGTACCAGATCCCCCACCGTTACCTAGCGACAGAGTGAAACATGCGCCACCTTTTACAGTCACAGGAATAGACTTCACCGGAGCGTTAACTGTGAAGGCATCAGACGGAAATCTACAAAAGGCTTACATTTGTCTGTTCACGTGTGCCAATACACGGGCTATTCATTTAGAAATTGTACCAAACATGACAGTAGACTCTTTTATTTTGGCTCTACGACGTTTCTTTAGCAGGAGAGCAATACCAAAAATCATTATGTCGGACAATGCCCTGACGTACATCTCCACTGCCAAACTACTGAAGACAGAGATCCTTGGGACATACGGTATTACATGGAAGTTTATCCCACAACATGCCCCATGGTACGGAGGCTGGTGGGAGAGGCTCATTGGCGTTACTAAGACATCCATTAAGAAAGTACTCGGGAAATCACTGGTGAGTTTGGAAGTTCTGCAAACTATTGTTACAGAAGTAGAATGTATCGTCAATGACCGCCCACTCACGCACATTTCTACAGACCCCACTGATGAGGAACCTCTTACCCCTTCCCATCTGCTGTATGGGCGCAGAATTACCTCCCCTGTTTACCCAGACGATCAAGAAGCcacagcagacgacatttcccACAATTCTGCAGACAAACTTTACAGGTTTAAGTCTGCAACGATTGAACACTTTTGGTCGAGATGGAAGCATGAATATCTCACATCTTTGCGACAGTTTCATAAGATGTCTGGCAATCATGGCGATACTGTTACGGTTGGGGACGTAGTGCAAATACATGACAATAACCTTCCGAGAAATCGCTGGTCCCTTGGCGTCATAGAGGACGTTGTCACTGGTAGAGATGGTCTTATCCGAGCAGCCCGTATCAGATCCAGACGAGGTGTTACAATGCGACCCATTGCCAAGCTGTATCCACTCGAGTTGAAATAA